One genomic region from Homalodisca vitripennis isolate AUS2020 chromosome 6, UT_GWSS_2.1, whole genome shotgun sequence encodes:
- the LOC124364486 gene encoding uncharacterized protein LOC124364486 encodes MSTGSASPMEAHVESDMEIQKAVSTILPTDHDYSNLNLNNRGNKRVQENNDTDGSEQIQSTNDFNPPLLKKPYIQRLYKPENSGPFEVIIQDKKKNKINPFTVGKILKKHHMDIDHITRAGKNISVICKNYIAANNLVNSPHLLEFNVFVPSIRVHTLGVVYAEPEVSELEILSEASSIYPIIQAERIRRRVNGNDQLTNTHFVKITFESEKLPDFVYLNYVRMKVDPYMIRVKQCYRCFAYGHVANSPCNKPRICRDCAGPFHTDPCQAPRKCVHCGDSHSSNSKYCPEYIRQKNIKDRMSLMKEGYHVAAQYFPITYKKQGKPSRLLGLSYSQVAQLDFTDDEIYPTLPSSQASTPISQLNVSNRYTPLLAVSEPSSSPQQPFSSQFKVSRTSYRRPIRNSILYKPKEISRPIVDKTNSPTKPAQDDKLSVQDKSHLTSLLKIKIEEIRNKLNSTNITNLKQVDEILLSYLKTGTTVQQKINSPNIKIKSTPGTSPSNKQLGLSQQTKLVNKNGNK; translated from the coding sequence ATGTCGACAGGTTCAGCCTCGCCTATGGAAGCTCATGTCGAGAGCGACATGGAAATACAAAAGGCAGTAAGTACTATTTTGCCCACAGATCATGACTATTCTAACCTAAATCTAAATAACAGGGGAAACAAAAGGGTACAAGAAAATAATGACACAGATGGTTCAGAACAAATTCAATCTACCAATGATTTTAATCCACCATTACTTAAAAAGCCTTACATACAACGTCTCTATAAACCTGAAAATTCAGGGCCTTTTGAGGTAATCATACaggataaaaaaaagaacaaaataaacccatttacagtaggaaaaatacttaaaaaacatcATATGGACATTGACCACATTACACGAGCTGGTAAGAATATAtctgttatttgtaaaaactatatagcagccaataatttagtaaattcacCACATCTGttagaatttaatgtatttgtaccctCAATTAGAGTACACACTCTCGGTGTAGTCTATGCAGAGCCCGAGGTAAGTGAATTAGAAATTTTATCTGAGGCATCGTCAATATACCCAATCATTCAGGCTGAAAGAATCAGACGTAGAGTGAATGGTAATGACCAACTCACTAAcactcattttgttaaaataaccttCGAGTCTGAAAAATTACCAGATTTTGTGTACCTTAATTATGTTCGTATGAAGGTAGACCCCTATATGATTAGAGTGAAACAATGTTATCGTTGTTTTGCCTATGGACACGTAGCTAACTCACCTTGTAATAAACCTAGAATATGTAGGGACTGTGCTGGACCCTTCCACACAGATCCTTGTCAGGCTCCCCGCAAGTGTGTTCACTGCGGTGATTCACATAGCAGTAACTCTAAATATTGCCCAGAGTATATaaggcaaaaaaatattaaagatcggATGAGTCTCATGAAAGAAGGTTATCATGTGGCAGCACAGtattttcctattacttataaaaaacaaggTAAACCATCTCGATTACTAGGCCTATCTTATTCACAGGTCGCCCAATTAGACTTCACTGATGATGAAATCTACCCAACACTACCAAGCTCACAGGCATCAACACCTATCAGtcaattaaatgtaagtaataggTATACACCACTGCTTGCAGTCTCAGAACCAAGTTCATCCCCCCAGCAACCGTTTTCGTCACAATTTAAGGTTAGTAGAACTAGCTATCGTAGGCCCAtaagaaatagtattttatataaacctaAAGAAATAAGTAGGCCTATTGTTGATAAAACCAATTCGCCTACCAAACCAGCTCAGGATGATAAACTTAGTGTTCAAGATAAGTCCCACCTCACATcactcctaaaaataaaaattgaggaaATCAGAAATAAATTGAACTCTACAAACATTACCAATCTCAAACAAGTTGATGAAATTTTACTAAGCTATTTAAAGACTGGTACAACagttcaacagaaaataaattcaccaaatatcaaaataaaatctactcCCGGAACATCGCCAAGCAACAAACAGTTAGGCCTATCTCAACAAACGAAATTAGTTAATAAGAATggtaacaaataa